A window of the Streptomyces luomodiensis genome harbors these coding sequences:
- a CDS encoding glycosyl hydrolase → MTDAHHMSTDGPRRRTLLGLGAAAGAAALLPAAAAPATAAPGTAPRPGFAAAFASPDRAVRPKFRWWWPDGRVDPAELAREVDQIADAGFGGVEVAAVTHSLAGSSRPIDVERYGWGTAAWVAGLESALRQADRRGLTVDVTIGPAWPAAVPTLTPDDAAAARELAHGLATFQGSYAGPVPPPVVDAAEGVTARRLLWVQAARIREGATADQVPLPLDRDSVTDLTPRAGDGNVRWTAPDDGRWALISYWERGSGQRPEGPAHTSPLAYVVDHFSAAGTRAVTDFWERHILTRRVRELLRRAGGALFEDSLEIETDATLWTPGLDGEFERRIGHALPPYLAAVVEKDEKYVFTFDAATDKAVRRDYMQVVTDLYLEHHLLPLRAWAHSLGLVLRVQPYGLETDAIHSASLLDIPEGESLGFKNLDDFRCLAGGRDIGGGRVLSNEAGATAGGAYATTWDATLRKLVTQYCAGVNQAVLHGFGYATAPGAAWPGFAAFSPYHGGPGYGEAWGPRAPAWRHVPDVAGYLGRIQGVLQTGTHRVDVAVLRQKGYAGSGLGAPWFTSDGVPLGWTHTFLGPRSLGLPGAVVRDGRLAPDGPAYQVLVLEGDVMIGREHTLEPATARRLIELAEDGLPMIVVGDWSDGHVPGLPHDGDNERLRALITRLLAVPGVRAVADRPDIPAALAALNIRPEVAYAARSPLLHSHRSAPDVAYHFFANGSASETVDHEVAIVAPWAKATPYALDAWTGAVAPIAVHRREGDRITLRITLAPGATTLVALARGAGPVHAVSTGAESVRRTDQGVLEVVDARPGARETVLSDGRTVVTHIGALPAPLTLDRWSLRVADWRPGRTPDRHVTVDHRLSLDALAAWPDIPGLEDVSGVGRYRATVRLGRGWTGAGTGARLELGEVFDTCRVTVNGTAVGPVDQVTGVVDVGDLLRRGENTLEVEVATTLLNRLRTVRPAEFGAAQRQRYGLIGPVRLVPYGRAVVSGG, encoded by the coding sequence ATGACCGACGCACACCACATGAGCACGGACGGCCCGCGCCGCCGGACGCTGCTGGGCCTGGGCGCGGCGGCCGGCGCGGCCGCGCTCCTCCCGGCGGCCGCGGCACCCGCCACCGCGGCGCCCGGCACGGCCCCGCGTCCCGGCTTCGCCGCCGCGTTCGCCTCGCCGGACCGCGCGGTGCGGCCCAAGTTCCGCTGGTGGTGGCCCGACGGACGGGTGGACCCGGCCGAGCTCGCCCGGGAGGTCGACCAGATCGCCGACGCCGGATTCGGCGGGGTGGAGGTGGCCGCCGTCACCCACAGCCTGGCCGGTTCGTCGCGGCCCATCGACGTCGAGCGCTACGGCTGGGGGACGGCCGCCTGGGTCGCCGGCCTGGAGAGCGCGCTGCGCCAGGCCGACCGGCGCGGCCTCACCGTCGATGTGACCATCGGCCCGGCCTGGCCCGCCGCCGTCCCCACGCTCACCCCGGACGACGCCGCGGCGGCCCGGGAACTCGCCCACGGCCTGGCCACCTTCCAGGGCTCCTACGCGGGCCCGGTGCCGCCGCCGGTGGTGGACGCGGCCGAGGGCGTGACCGCCCGTCGGCTGCTGTGGGTGCAGGCGGCCCGCATCCGGGAGGGCGCCACGGCGGACCAGGTGCCGCTGCCGCTGGACCGGGACTCGGTGACCGACCTGACCCCGCGGGCCGGCGACGGCAACGTCCGGTGGACCGCGCCCGACGACGGCCGGTGGGCACTGATCTCGTACTGGGAGCGCGGCTCCGGACAGCGGCCCGAGGGACCCGCCCACACCTCCCCGCTCGCCTACGTCGTCGACCACTTCAGCGCCGCCGGCACCCGCGCGGTCACCGACTTCTGGGAGCGCCACATCCTCACCCGCCGGGTCCGCGAACTGCTGCGCCGGGCCGGGGGCGCGCTCTTCGAGGACTCCCTGGAGATCGAGACCGACGCCACCTTGTGGACCCCGGGACTGGACGGGGAGTTCGAGCGCAGGATCGGCCACGCGCTGCCGCCGTATCTGGCGGCGGTGGTGGAGAAGGACGAGAAGTACGTCTTCACCTTCGACGCCGCCACCGACAAGGCGGTGCGCCGCGACTACATGCAGGTCGTCACCGACCTGTACCTGGAACACCACCTGCTGCCGCTGCGCGCGTGGGCCCACTCGCTGGGCCTGGTGCTGCGCGTCCAGCCGTACGGACTGGAGACCGACGCGATCCACAGCGCCTCGCTCCTGGACATCCCCGAAGGGGAGTCGCTCGGCTTCAAGAACCTCGACGACTTCCGCTGTCTGGCCGGCGGCCGGGACATCGGCGGCGGACGCGTACTGTCCAACGAGGCGGGCGCCACGGCGGGCGGCGCCTACGCCACCACGTGGGACGCCACGCTGCGCAAGCTGGTCACCCAGTACTGCGCGGGCGTCAACCAGGCGGTGCTGCACGGCTTCGGCTACGCTACCGCGCCCGGCGCCGCCTGGCCGGGCTTCGCCGCCTTCTCCCCGTACCACGGCGGCCCCGGCTACGGCGAGGCGTGGGGGCCGCGCGCCCCGGCCTGGCGCCATGTGCCCGACGTGGCCGGGTACCTCGGCCGGATCCAGGGCGTGCTCCAGACCGGCACCCACCGCGTCGACGTGGCCGTGCTGCGTCAGAAGGGCTATGCGGGCTCCGGGCTCGGCGCGCCCTGGTTCACCTCCGACGGAGTGCCGCTGGGCTGGACACACACCTTCCTCGGCCCGCGCTCGCTCGGCCTGCCCGGCGCCGTGGTGCGGGACGGACGGCTGGCGCCCGACGGGCCCGCCTACCAGGTCCTGGTACTCGAGGGCGACGTCATGATCGGGCGTGAGCACACCCTGGAGCCGGCGACGGCCCGCAGGCTGATCGAGCTGGCCGAGGACGGTCTGCCGATGATCGTGGTGGGGGACTGGTCGGACGGGCATGTGCCCGGACTGCCGCACGACGGCGACAACGAGCGGCTGCGCGCGCTGATCACCCGGCTGCTCGCCGTCCCCGGGGTGCGCGCCGTCGCCGACCGGCCCGACATCCCGGCGGCCCTGGCGGCCTTGAACATCCGGCCCGAGGTGGCGTACGCGGCGCGCTCGCCGCTGCTGCACTCCCACCGGTCGGCGCCGGACGTGGCCTACCACTTCTTCGCCAACGGCTCGGCGTCCGAGACGGTGGACCACGAGGTCGCCATCGTCGCGCCGTGGGCGAAGGCCACCCCGTACGCGCTCGACGCCTGGACCGGTGCGGTGGCGCCCATCGCCGTCCACCGCCGCGAGGGGGACCGGATCACGCTGCGGATCACGCTCGCACCCGGGGCCACCACCCTGGTCGCGCTCGCGCGCGGCGCCGGGCCGGTCCACGCGGTCAGCACCGGCGCCGAGTCCGTGCGCCGCACGGACCAGGGCGTCCTGGAAGTGGTGGACGCCCGCCCCGGCGCCCGCGAGACCGTGCTCAGCGACGGCCGGACGGTCGTCACACACATCGGCGCGTTGCCCGCGCCGCTCACCCTGGACCGCTGGTCGCTGCGGGTGGCGGACTGGCGGCCGGGGCGCACACCCGACCGCCATGTCACGGTGGATCACCGGCTGAGCCTCGACGCCCTCGCGGCGTGGCCGGACATCCCCGGCCTGGAGGACGTCTCCGGCGTCGGCCGCTACCGCGCCACCGTGCGGCTGGGGCGCGGCTGGACCGGAGCCGGCACCGGCGCCCGGCTGGAGCTGGGGGAGGTCTTCGACACCTGCCGGGTCACCGTCAACGGCACCGCGGTGGGCCCCGTCGATCAGGTGACGGGCGTGGTGGACGTGGGGGATCTGCTGCGGCGCGGCGAGAACACCCTGGAGGTCGAGGTGGCCACCACGCTGCTGAACCGGCTGCGGACCGTCCGCCCCGCGGAGTTCGGCGCCGCGCAGCGGCAGCGGTACGGCCTGATCGGGCCGGTCCGCCTGGTGCCCTACGGACGGGCGGTGGTGTCCGGCGGCTGA
- a CDS encoding ABC transporter ATP-binding protein, which yields MYQLSGVIKRYRRGKDTVDALAGVDLTIEDGGRLVIQGPTGGGKSTLLQMLGGLDRPTSGTVEFDGVDLASLSEARLTKVRSENIGFVFQSFNLIPTLTAQENVETALVPLGVKAAARRERAAEALTSVGLGERLGHLPGEMSGGQQQRVAIARALVKRPKVLLADEPTGNLDESMRDEIMTLLEGLWEEHGLTFVMVTHDSSIARRAPRLATIEKGTVRVTERAA from the coding sequence ATGTACCAGCTCAGCGGCGTCATCAAGCGCTACCGGCGCGGCAAGGACACCGTCGACGCCCTCGCCGGCGTCGATCTGACCATCGAGGACGGCGGCCGTCTGGTGATCCAGGGCCCCACCGGCGGCGGCAAGTCCACCCTGCTCCAGATGCTCGGCGGCCTGGACCGCCCCACCTCGGGCACGGTCGAGTTCGACGGCGTCGACCTGGCCTCGCTGAGCGAGGCCAGGCTCACCAAGGTCAGATCCGAGAACATCGGTTTCGTCTTCCAGAGCTTCAACCTGATCCCCACGCTCACCGCGCAGGAGAACGTGGAGACCGCGCTCGTCCCGCTCGGCGTCAAGGCCGCCGCGCGGCGCGAACGGGCCGCCGAGGCGCTGACGTCGGTGGGGCTCGGCGAACGGCTGGGGCATCTGCCGGGCGAGATGTCCGGGGGCCAGCAGCAGCGCGTGGCGATCGCCCGCGCGCTGGTCAAGCGCCCCAAGGTCCTGCTCGCGGATGAGCCGACCGGCAACCTGGACGAGTCGATGCGCGACGAGATCATGACGCTGCTGGAGGGGCTGTGGGAGGAGCACGGCCTGACCTTCGTCATGGTCACCCACGACAGCTCCATCGCCCGCCGGGCTCCGCGCCTGGCCACGATCGAGAAGGGCACGGTGCGGGTCACCGAGCGGGCGGCCTGA
- a CDS encoding ABC transporter permease, which produces MFFTYLRRELRRRRKAALVVASGLALGIALVIVVTSVSSGMERAQGKVLESLYGLGTDMTVTKAREAPSGDDQNSRPRFQFDARDNDDDEEQSSDRVMVQGFQTLSASTVTKIGRQGGVADAVGGLSLQVMKVSGQFQRGEFKQDQSGGGARQGGPGGGGGQNGQPQGEVQGGGAQFDVNSFSVYGIDVTHLDLGPLTSSKITKGKTFTSAQTNAKVAVVDSAYAKEKELAVGDDVTVSGTKFEIIGIATADSGSAAANVYLPLKQAQTLSDAKDKVTTVYVKASDSQRIDSVKSAIQKNVSGTTVTTSADLADTVSGSLSTASDLASNVGKWLSIAVLAAAFLVAGLLTSSAVSRRVREFGTLKALGWKSGRVTRQVVGEALVNGLLGGALGIALGLAGAYAVTAISPGLTAQLGSSGGGQGMGGPGGGGPGGGMGGGMRQAAAKTLDVALTAPVSAATIVLAVGLAVAGGLVAGGFGGWRASRLRPADALRRVE; this is translated from the coding sequence ATGTTTTTCACCTACCTCCGGCGCGAGTTGCGCCGCCGTAGAAAGGCGGCGCTCGTCGTCGCCTCGGGCCTGGCGCTCGGCATCGCACTCGTCATCGTCGTCACCTCCGTCTCCTCGGGCATGGAACGCGCGCAGGGCAAGGTGCTGGAGTCGCTGTACGGGCTGGGCACCGACATGACCGTCACCAAGGCCCGCGAGGCACCCTCCGGTGATGACCAGAACTCCCGTCCCCGCTTCCAGTTCGACGCGCGCGACAACGACGACGACGAGGAACAGAGCAGCGACCGGGTGATGGTGCAGGGCTTCCAGACCCTGTCCGCGTCGACCGTGACCAAGATCGGGCGGCAGGGCGGGGTCGCCGACGCGGTCGGCGGGCTGAGCCTCCAGGTCATGAAGGTCAGCGGCCAGTTCCAGCGGGGTGAGTTCAAGCAGGACCAGAGCGGCGGCGGCGCCCGGCAGGGCGGTCCCGGCGGCGGGGGCGGCCAGAACGGCCAGCCGCAGGGCGAGGTCCAGGGCGGCGGCGCCCAGTTCGACGTCAACTCCTTCTCCGTCTACGGGATCGACGTCACCCACCTCGACCTCGGCCCGCTGACCTCCTCCAAGATCACCAAGGGCAAGACCTTCACCAGCGCGCAGACCAACGCCAAGGTCGCGGTCGTCGACAGCGCGTACGCCAAGGAGAAGGAGCTGGCGGTGGGTGACGACGTCACCGTCTCCGGCACCAAGTTCGAGATCATCGGGATCGCGACGGCCGACAGCGGCTCGGCCGCCGCCAACGTCTACCTCCCGCTCAAGCAGGCGCAGACCCTGTCCGACGCCAAGGACAAGGTCACCACCGTCTACGTCAAGGCGTCGGACTCGCAGCGGATCGACAGCGTCAAGTCGGCCATCCAGAAGAACGTCTCCGGCACCACGGTCACCACCTCCGCCGACCTGGCCGACACCGTCTCCGGCTCCCTGTCCACCGCCTCCGACCTCGCGTCGAACGTCGGCAAGTGGCTGTCCATCGCGGTGCTGGCGGCCGCCTTCCTGGTCGCCGGGCTGCTCACCTCCTCCGCCGTCAGCCGCCGGGTGCGGGAGTTCGGCACGCTCAAGGCGCTGGGCTGGAAGAGCGGCCGGGTGACCCGTCAGGTCGTGGGCGAGGCCCTGGTGAACGGCCTGCTGGGCGGTGCGCTCGGGATCGCGCTCGGGCTCGCCGGCGCCTACGCGGTGACCGCGATCAGCCCCGGCCTCACCGCCCAGCTGGGCTCGTCCGGCGGCGGTCAGGGCATGGGCGGGCCGGGCGGCGGCGGACCCGGCGGGGGCATGGGCGGCGGGATGCGCCAGGCCGCGGCCAAGACCCTGGACGTGGCGCTCACCGCGCCGGTCAGCGCGGCCACCATCGTCCTCGCGGTGGGGCTGGCCGTGGCGGGCGGACTGGTGGCGGGGGGCTTCGGCGGCTGGCGCGCCTCCCGGCTGCGTCCGGCCGACGCGCTGCGCCGCGTCGAGTAG